One Podarcis muralis chromosome 1, rPodMur119.hap1.1, whole genome shotgun sequence genomic window carries:
- the WNT6 gene encoding protein Wnt-6 isoform X2, translating into MDPNSICRKTKRLAGKQAELCQTEPEIMQEVAKGARLGVRECQYQFRFRRWNCTSHSKYFGKILQQDIRETAFVYAITAAGVSHAVTQACSMGELLPCGCEATRSRSPPLPPAITGSEGSAWEWGGCGDDVDFGYEKSRQFMDAKRKRGKSDIRTLIDLHNNEAGRLAVKNHMRTECKCHGLSGSCALRTCWKKMPPFREVGDRLLERFNGAFKVMGGNDGKTLIPVGRNIKPPDRQDLIYSADSPDFCVANRKTGSLGTRGRVCNSTAMDMSGCDLLCCGRGHHDETLLLEENCLCRFHWCCVVQCRKCTVRKEHSLCI; encoded by the exons ATGGATCCCAACAGCATCTGCCGGAAGACCAAGCGGCTGgctgggaagcaggctgagctGTGCCAGACGGAGCCTGAGATCATGCAGGAGGTGGCCAAGGGGGCCAGGCTGGGCGTGCGGGAGTGCCAGTACCAATTCCGCTTTCGTCGCTGGAACTGCACCAGCCACAGCAAATATTTCGGCAAGATCCTACAGCAGG ATATCCGGGAGACAGCCTTTGTCTATGCCATCACAGCGGCCGGCGTGAGCCATGCCGTCACCCAGGCCTGCAGCATGGGCGAGTTGCTGCCATGCGGTTGTGAGGCGACTCGGAGCCGgtcccctcctctgccccccGCCATCACAGGGTCAGAGGGCTCTGCTTGGGAGTGGGGCGGCTGCGGGGATGACGTTGACTTTGGCTATGAGAAATCCCGCCAGTTCATGGACGCTAAGCGCAAGCGTGGCAAGAGCGACATTCGAACTCTCATTGACCTGCACAACAACGAAGCGGGACGCCTG GCAGTGAAGAACCACATGCGGACAGAGTGCAAGTGTCATGGACTTTCGGGTTCCTGTGCATTACGCACCTGCTGGAAGAAGATGCCCCCTTTCCGGGAGGTGGGAGACCGCCTCCTTGAACGCTTTAATGGGGCCTTTAAAGTGATGGGTGGCAACGATGGCAAGACACTCATCCCTGTGGGACGGAATATCAAGCCCCCGGACCGGCAGGACCTCATCTACTCTGCCGACTCACCTGACTTCTGCGTGGCTAACCGCAAGACGGGTTCGCTGGGCACGCGTGGACGAGTGTGCAACAGCACCGCCATGGACATGAGTGGCTGCGATCTGCTATGTTGTGGGCGCGGCCACCACGACGAAACACTTCTCTTGGAAGAGAACTGCCTTTGCCGCTTCCATTGGTGCTGTGTGGTGCAGTGCCGGAAGTGCACGGTACGCAAGGAGCACAGCTTATGCATTTGA